The genomic interval GTTGCGACGTCGGAGCCCTACGAGCAGGAGGGCGCGACGGGCTGGGTGCACATGGCGCTGTCAGCCCCGACACAGATGGTCGTTGCGGTGGACACGCAGCATCGGCTGTATGCCTATACGCAGCAGGAGCTGGAGGTGAACCTTCCGAATCTCTACGTGGTTCTGCCGTTCAAGACGTGGAAGGAGGGCTACTCCTACAAGGACGGGAACTGGAGTTTTTATAACGAATACTATACGCCGCCGGTCTATCGGGACTGCTACGTGGATGCGAAGATCCAGCTGACGGAAAACGGAGAGACGACGGCGATCTCGAAGATGGAGGTCTACGCCTATGCGGCTGACACGACGGAATGGTTCATTGCGTCGTACGACGATGCGGTCAGCGGGAAGATCACCTTGAAGGCCGATACGACGGAGACGCGGACGATTCCGAGCTTCCAGGCCTATGCCGACGGAGATACGGGGCTGTACAAGATGTCGGTGAGCGCGGAGAGCCTGATGGTGGTGGTTGCGGACCGCAGCGACCAGCTGTACGCCTATACGCAGCAGACGGTGGATCTTGCGGAGACGGATCCGCTGAGCTTCCCGTCGCTGGTTTTCCGGCCGTGGAGGGGGATCTGGATCGACAAGACGGACACGAACGGCTGGACGGTGGTGAACCCGAGCTACGACCCCGGGACGCCGGAAACGTAAAAACAACGACGATGAATCGAGAAATCACCCGTTCCAATATGAATTGGCTGCGTCTGTTCGTGGCGCTGTTGTTCGTGTCGGCCTTTCTGAGCCGTTGCGCGAGCATGATGACGCCGACGGGCGGACCTCGGGACTCGCTGCCTCCGGTGATCGTGACAATGATCCCGGACAACTTCATGACGAACCGTCCGACGACAAACCACGGGAAGATCTACATCGAATTCGACGAGTTCGTACAGATCAAGGACCAGCAGAAGGAGTTCTTCACCTCGCCGCAGATGAAGAAGAAGCCGACGATCACGATGCGGGGCCGGGGGATCGTGATCCAGATGCGCGACACGCTGCGTCCGAATACGACCTATGCGTTGAATTTCGGGAGTGCGATCCGCGACAACAACGAGGGCAACCCGCTCTATTCGATGCGTTATGTCTTCTCGACGGGTCCGGAGATCGACTCGATGGTGATGTCGGGCTATACGGCGGACAGTTACAAGGCGGATTCGGTATCGAAGTCGTTCATCTGGTTCTTCCCGGCGGATTCGGTGAAGGAGACGGCGGAGTACGATTCCACGATCTTCAACTACCAGCCTGCGGTAATTGCGCGGGCGGAGACTAACGGGATTTTCATTGCGCAGAATCTCAAGCCGATACCGTACCGTATCTACGCCGTGGAGGACACGAACGACAACCAGATGTACGATCCGGGAACGGACCAGGTTGGGTTCATCGAGGGGACGTGGAATCCTGCGGAGATGCCAGATTTTGCGATGTGGTACGATTCGGTGCGGCGTTACGTTTCCGCGGAGCCTCAGCTCTACTTCCGGATGTTCATGGACAAGGCGTTCAAGCGTCAGGTTCTCTCGGAGAGCCAGCGTCCGAAGCAGCACCAGGCGATGCTCTACTTTTCGGCGGCGCATCCGGAGATCCGGTCGCTGCGTTTCGACAGCATTCCGGCGGATCGGGTGATCGTGGACCCGCAGACTGTGGGCAAGGATACGATTGCGCTGTGGTTCAACGTTCCGTCGGCATCGCTTCCCGACACGATCAAGGGGGAGGTCGTCTACCTGAAACACGATACGCTGAACCGGCTGCAGCCGGATACGGCGCAACTGAAACTCTTCTGGCGCCTGATCGAGACGAAGGAGCAGGAGCGTGCGCGCGAGAAACTCGAACGGGACCGGAAAAAGGCGGAGGCTGCGGGCGAGAAGTTCGAGGAGCCGAAGGCGGAGAACCCGTTCAAGTTCAACATGCCGACGTCGGGGGACCTGAACCCGGAGAACCACCTGACGATCGATTTCGACTATCCGCTGGTTGAGGCGGACTCTTCGCGGCTGCTGCTGACGCGGCAACTGGAAGACAACACGATCGAGGATGTCCCGATTCACATGGTCCGCGATACGGCGATGCTTCGGCGCTGGTATCTGCGAGCTGCGTGGGTTCCGGGCGGGCAGTATACGCTGACGATTCCGGACAGCGTGTTCCGGGACGTGGCGGGCTATGCCAACGACTCGATCGTGGGGAAATATACGGTCTACGATCCGGAGAAGTTCGCCACGGTGAAGGTTCACGTCGCGAGCCGGGACCCGCAGATGAGGTATATCGTTCAACTGCTCGACGGCAACGGTTCGCTGAAGCAGGAGCGTCGCGACGTCACGGTGGGGGACATCCAGTTCAACTATGTGCCGGCCGGGGAGATCAAGTTCCGGATCATCGAGGACCGGAACGGCAACGGGAAGTGGGATTCGGGGGATCTGGTTGCCCGCCTTCAGCCGGAACGTGCGGAGATGTACGTCAACGACGAGGGAGAGGATACGTTCGCCACGAAGACCAACTGGGAGATCGAATTCACGATGGACATGAACCGGATCTTCGCGCCGGTGACGATGCAGTCCCTGTCTCGGCTGCTGGACGAGCGGGAGGCGCAGCGTCTGCGGCGGGAGGCGGAGAAGCGTGCCAAGGAGGGTCCGAAGCAGCAGGAGAACCGTCAGGACATGAACAACAGCAGTTTCGGTTCGGCGGGCAGTATGTTCAGTAATTTCAGATAGCATGACGGAACAGAGGCATATCCGGAGACTGATTCTGGCTGTCGCGGGCTTTTTTGCGGTGCAGGGTGCTTTGGCGCAGCATACGCTGGGAGTCATCGGGGGCTACGGCATGGGCAGCGGCCGTTTCGATCCGAAGCAGGAGACCCGTGCAATCTGGGGCCTTTACAGCGGGGGCCTTACGTGGCGTTATTACGGGACACAGCGTTTTGTCGGCGCTTTCGGAGTGGATCTGGAGTTCCAGCAGCAGGCCTTTTCGTTTGCGACGAACGCCTCGCAGGTGGACGAGAGGGAGACGGCGAACTACCTGTACTATACGCGGCGGATCAATTCCATGGTGCTTCCGGTGGTGTGGCAGCCTCACTTCTACCTGTTGAAAAACCATGTCCGGGTCTATTTCGAGGCAGCAGCGACCTTCTTCTACAACTTTTCGTCGACCTGGGAACAGGAGTATTTCGTCGATGCGGAGACCAAGCAGAAGGACACCTACGGCGGGACCTACTCTTTCAAGGTTCCCCGCGACAACCGCTGGGGCTACGGTCTGGCGGGCGGCGGCGGCATTTCGTTCCTGATCCGGCGTTTCGAGTTGAACTTCCGGGCCCGCTACTATTTCGGTTATTCGGACATCGTGCGGAACCGGAACCGCTACTACGACAACAGCGACGACGGACCGGAGAATCCGTTCTATACGACACCGATGCGTTCACCGCTGGACAACCTGACGATTTCGGTCGGAGTGAGCTACCGCTTCAACAAGGAGGGCTTCGAGACGTGGAAGCCGCGGCCGAAACGGGAGAAAAACCGGGAGGAATTCAAGTTCGGACAGTAAAAAGAGTTCCTATGTTTACGATCCGAGTAGACCGCACCGATAGCGGATAGAAGAAAAAAGCTATCGAGATTTTGGTTAGATTAAAGCAGCCAAACCTTAACTAACTAAAATAGCGATAGCCATGAGAGGACAAAGAAACGAAATTAGTTTCAGAGGACAAAAGATTTATATAGGGATCGATGTCCATTTGAAGAGTTGGTCGGTTACGGTCTTGTCGGAGACCTCCGTGCTGAAGAAGTTTAGTCAGCATCCGAGTCCGGAAGCATTGCACGGATTTCTGGCGCGGAGTTATCCGGGAGCCGAATATCATTCGGTATACGAAGCCGGCTTCTGCGGGTTCTGGATACACGAACGGCTGACGGCATTAGGGATTGACAACATCGTGGTCAATCCGGGGGATGTTCCGACCAAGAGCAGTGAAAAGCTTCGTAAGAGTGACGCCGTGGATAGCAGCAAGCTGGCGCGGAGTTTACGAGCCAACGAACTGAAAGGCATTTACACGCCGGACAGCGCATCGTTGGAGATGCGTTCCTTGATAAGATTGAAGAACTCGATAACAAAAGACACGACGCGTCAGAAGAACCGGATCAAGTCCCAATTGCGGTATCTGGGCATTGGGATTCCACAAGAGTTCCTCGAACCGTTCTCCAACTGGTCAAAACGTTTTATTGCCTGGTTGAAGGAGGTTGAAACCCTCACACCGAGCGGGCGTCAGGCCCTCGACATTCAAATCCGGCATCTGGAGGAGCTACGCCGCCAGAAGTTGGAGATGACACGGGCTTTGCGGACATTGGCCAAGACGGACCGGTTTCGCGAACCGCTGCGGTTGATTATGACCGTTCCGGGGTTCGGACAGGCTACGGGAATGGCATTTCTTTCGGAGATATGCGACATTGCCCGTTTCCGCAATGCCGAACAACTGGCCGCCTATATCGGGATGATCCCGATGTGCCATTCCAGTGGAGAGAAAGATGGGACAGGAGACATTACCGTGCGAAGAAACGCCGTCATGCGCTGTAACCTGATAGAGGCCGCATGGGTGGCGGTACGTCAAGACCCTGCGATGAACCTGTTTTTTACTGAACAGTGCAAGCGAATGCCAAAGAGCAAGGCCATCGTAAAGGTCGCTCGCAAACTGGTCAACAGATTATACTTCGTACTCAAGCACCAGACTGATTATGTCAATAGTGTCATGTCATAGAGAAACCCTTCCGGTAAACGGATTTTCCCAGAGAGAATACTACATGATGTTTGCGGCGTTAACGTCCGCTTAAAATAGTTTGCTCCTCTGGCCTTTGTAAACTAATACAGGAACATGCGGCAGCGTGCTGACCGCTGTGGAAAGTCTGTTTACCGAAGGTTTTTTACGGGTTCTGAAATCTCGGCTTTCGAAAGGGCCAAAGGTGTTAAGCACGAAGTGTCTCCGCACCGGCTCGATCAGAGGCCGGCGGAGTCACTTGTGCCTTGACCTTTGGCCGGGAAGATCTTCAAGAAACGCAATATGTTGTTAATGAAATAAAAACAAATCTAACCAAAAACTTTGATCCAAATTTATTTGGATTGTAACTGGAAAGAGCATTATGGAAACAACGCGACAACAGAAAATCGCCAGACAGATCCAGAAGGACATGGCGGATATTTTCCAGAAGGAGGGCGCGTCGCTGGTCCGCGGGGCCTTGGTGACGGTAACGGGAGTGCGTGTCTCGCCGGACTTCAGTTATGCGAAGATCTACGTGAGCATCTTCCCGTTCGAGCAGAGTAAGGAGTTGATGGCGCGCTTCGAGCATCAAAACTGGTTTATCCGTCGGGCCCTGGGGCAGCGGATCCGGAACCAGTTGAAGAATGTCCCGGAGATCCAGTTCTTCCTGGACGACTCGCTCGAATACATCGAACATATCGAGAAGGCGTTGAAGGAGGATTGATCGGTTCCGAGCCATGCTGTCCCGCTTTATTGCCAGGCGCTATCTCTTTTCGCCCCACTCCCGGTCGGTTGTGAACCTGATTTCGGGACTGAGCGTTGCGGCCGTGGCGGTTCCAGTTGCGGCGATGGTGATCCTGCTGTCGGTCTTCAACGGGTTCGAGACGCTGGTGAAATCGATGTATTCGGCCTTCGATGCGGACCTGACGCTCACGCCGCGCCGGGGTCAGACCTTTGCGCAGTCGGAGATTGACACGGCGGCTCTGCGGCGGATTCCTGGGGTTGCATCGTTCTCCTGGACCCTGGAACAGAGCGCCCTGCTGGAACACGGGGGGCGTCAGGCCACGGCGACGGTGCGGGGTGTGGACGACTCCTACGGGGAGGTCTTCGACCTGGGGGATGCCGTCACGACGGGTGAATGGCGGGTGCGGCTGGGTGACCTGGAACGGCTGGTCATCGGGCAGTCGATGGCGTGGATGCTGGGGATCCGCACGCTGGCGGATGCCGACGTCACGCTCTACGCGGTGCGGCGGGGGAGTTTCTCGACGCTGCTGCCGATGGACAACTACACGCGGCGCACGGAGCCCGTGGGCGGGGTCTACGTGCTGGACCTCGATACGGAACGGACCTACGTGCTGACCTCGCTGCGGCTGGCGCAGTCGCTTTTCGAGTCGGAGGGGCGGGCGTCGGGCCTGGTTTTCCGGCTGACGCCGGATGCGGATGTCGAGCGGACGCGAGAGGCCGTGTCCGAAGCGGCCGGGGATTCGTTCCGGGTACGGACGCGCGACGAACTGCGGGCGTCGTTCTACCGGATCATGACCTACGAGAAGTGGGGCATCTTCTTCATCGCGCTGCTGGTGCTGGTGATCGCCGCGTTCTCGGTGGTGGGGGCGCTGTCGATGCTGATCGTGGAG from uncultured Alistipes sp. carries:
- a CDS encoding Ig-like domain-containing protein yields the protein MNREITRSNMNWLRLFVALLFVSAFLSRCASMMTPTGGPRDSLPPVIVTMIPDNFMTNRPTTNHGKIYIEFDEFVQIKDQQKEFFTSPQMKKKPTITMRGRGIVIQMRDTLRPNTTYALNFGSAIRDNNEGNPLYSMRYVFSTGPEIDSMVMSGYTADSYKADSVSKSFIWFFPADSVKETAEYDSTIFNYQPAVIARAETNGIFIAQNLKPIPYRIYAVEDTNDNQMYDPGTDQVGFIEGTWNPAEMPDFAMWYDSVRRYVSAEPQLYFRMFMDKAFKRQVLSESQRPKQHQAMLYFSAAHPEIRSLRFDSIPADRVIVDPQTVGKDTIALWFNVPSASLPDTIKGEVVYLKHDTLNRLQPDTAQLKLFWRLIETKEQERAREKLERDRKKAEAAGEKFEEPKAENPFKFNMPTSGDLNPENHLTIDFDYPLVEADSSRLLLTRQLEDNTIEDVPIHMVRDTAMLRRWYLRAAWVPGGQYTLTIPDSVFRDVAGYANDSIVGKYTVYDPEKFATVKVHVASRDPQMRYIVQLLDGNGSLKQERRDVTVGDIQFNYVPAGEIKFRIIEDRNGNGKWDSGDLVARLQPERAEMYVNDEGEDTFATKTNWEIEFTMDMNRIFAPVTMQSLSRLLDEREAQRLRREAEKRAKEGPKQQENRQDMNNSSFGSAGSMFSNFR
- a CDS encoding outer membrane beta-barrel protein, which produces MTEQRHIRRLILAVAGFFAVQGALAQHTLGVIGGYGMGSGRFDPKQETRAIWGLYSGGLTWRYYGTQRFVGAFGVDLEFQQQAFSFATNASQVDERETANYLYYTRRINSMVLPVVWQPHFYLLKNHVRVYFEAAATFFYNFSSTWEQEYFVDAETKQKDTYGGTYSFKVPRDNRWGYGLAGGGGISFLIRRFELNFRARYYFGYSDIVRNRNRYYDNSDDGPENPFYTTPMRSPLDNLTISVGVSYRFNKEGFETWKPRPKREKNREEFKFGQ
- a CDS encoding IS110 family transposase; the protein is MRGQRNEISFRGQKIYIGIDVHLKSWSVTVLSETSVLKKFSQHPSPEALHGFLARSYPGAEYHSVYEAGFCGFWIHERLTALGIDNIVVNPGDVPTKSSEKLRKSDAVDSSKLARSLRANELKGIYTPDSASLEMRSLIRLKNSITKDTTRQKNRIKSQLRYLGIGIPQEFLEPFSNWSKRFIAWLKEVETLTPSGRQALDIQIRHLEELRRQKLEMTRALRTLAKTDRFREPLRLIMTVPGFGQATGMAFLSEICDIARFRNAEQLAAYIGMIPMCHSSGEKDGTGDITVRRNAVMRCNLIEAAWVAVRQDPAMNLFFTEQCKRMPKSKAIVKVARKLVNRLYFVLKHQTDYVNSVMS
- the rbfA gene encoding 30S ribosome-binding factor RbfA, which encodes METTRQQKIARQIQKDMADIFQKEGASLVRGALVTVTGVRVSPDFSYAKIYVSIFPFEQSKELMARFEHQNWFIRRALGQRIRNQLKNVPEIQFFLDDSLEYIEHIEKALKED
- a CDS encoding FtsX-like permease family protein encodes the protein MLSRFIARRYLFSPHSRSVVNLISGLSVAAVAVPVAAMVILLSVFNGFETLVKSMYSAFDADLTLTPRRGQTFAQSEIDTAALRRIPGVASFSWTLEQSALLEHGGRQATATVRGVDDSYGEVFDLGDAVTTGEWRVRLGDLERLVIGQSMAWMLGIRTLADADVTLYAVRRGSFSTLLPMDNYTRRTEPVGGVYVLDLDTERTYVLTSLRLAQSLFESEGRASGLVFRLTPDADVERTREAVSEAAGDSFRVRTRDELRASFYRIMTYEKWGIFFIALLVLVIAAFSVVGALSMLIVEKRRDIATLRALGADTLLLRRIFRTEGLLICGLGAVIGLLLGVTLSLVQQYFGVIEIPAETFLTKSYPVELRLSDLFAVAVTFSLVSLLLADVTVRSMIKNTTRS